The Oncorhynchus masou masou isolate Uvic2021 chromosome 13, UVic_Omas_1.1, whole genome shotgun sequence genomic interval atagggattgactgaatatgtccataaacacaccagccagctggtctgcgcatgctccgaGGACGTGGCCAGGGATCACGTCTGGGCCggaagccttgcgagggttaacacgtttaaatgttttactcacgttggccgcGTTGAAGGAGAGCCCGAAGGTTTTGgtagtggcactgtattgtcctcaaagcgagcaaaggagttgtttaatttgcctgggagcaagacgttggtgtctgcgacggggctggttttctttttgtaatccgtgattgactgtagaccctgccacatacgtctcgtgtctgagccgttgaattgcgactctaccttgtctctatactgacgcttcgcttgtttgattgccttgtggagggaatagctacgctctttgtattcggtcatgtttccagtcaccttgccgtgACTGATTATAAGCAGTGgctcgcgctttcagttttgcgctgccatcaatccacggtttctggttggggaaggttttaatagtcaccgtgggtacaacatcaccgatgcacttgctaattaactcgctcaccgaatcagcatatactgtacattaatgttgttgtctgaggctatctggaacatattccagtccacgtgatcgaagcaatcttgaatctgattggtcggaccagcattgaacagaactgttttagtttctgtctataggctgggagcaacaaaatggagtcgtggtcagatttacatttacatttacatttaagtcatttagcagacactcttatccagagcgacttacaaattggtgaattcaccttctgacatccagtggaacagccactttacaatagtgcatctaaatcattaagggggggggtgagaaggattacttatcctatcctaggtattccttgaagaggtggggtttcaggtgtcttcggaaggtggtgattgactccgctgtcctggcgtcgtgagggagtttgttccactattggggggccagagcagcgaacagttttgactgggctgagcgtgaactgtacttcctcaatggtagggaggcgagcaggccagaggtggatgaacgcagtgcccttgcttgggtgtagggcctgatcagagcctggaggtactgcggtgccgttcccctcacagctccgtaggcaagcaccatggtcttgtagcggatgcgagcttcaactggaagccagtggagagagcggaggagcggggtgacgtgagagaacttgggaaggttgaacaccagacgggctgcggcgttctggatgagttgtaggggtttaatggcacaggcagggagcccagatTTGtcgaaaggagggcgagggagggctttgtatgcgtcacggaagttagagtagcaatgatccagaaagcTGCCAGCCCAGGTCGCACATTccatatgctgataaaatttagggagccttgatttcagattagctttgttaaaatccccagctacaataaatgcagcctcaggatatgtggtttccagtttacatagagtccaatgaagttctttaaggtgtctgcttgggggggatatacttTCCTGGAAGGCAACCCTTCCAGGAAAgtaggaaagtcgtattccttgTTGTAATGTTGGCAAGAtgatgttgctcttatatccaatagttcttcctggctgtatgtaataagacttaagatttcctgaggtaacaatgtaagaaatagtacacaatactgcatagtttcctatgAACGCCAagagaggcgaccatctctgtctgCGCCATCTTCAATAGGGCTGCTGTCGGCGCCATCTTCAGATAGGGCTGCTGTTCTCATACCAGACTGAATTGAATAAAAAAATCTAATAGGGTCCCAAAATATTGGGACTTTACATTTAAGAGgttaagaatcaatgggtatatatgaTTAATTTATAAGTGAAAAAAATGGATGTCATTTGTTAGTGGCCTATGATCCTGTTAAAACAATGTATGTGTGGGGATCTACTAaaatgtagatgtagtatgtgaACTCACCAATAGGCTGGACAGGCAACAATATCAGcaaaggtgggaccaagtcataggtttacaagtcacaagtaagtctcaagtcttagcactgaagtcccaagtcaagttccaagtcaagacaggcaaatccgagtcaagtctcaagtcaagaccgtcgagtatcaagtcaagtctcaagtcaagtctcaagtcctaaactttgagtttcgagtcctaaacaagtcataatgtgctcttcaccaaatgtaataccatttcatatttttaacaagagtaatagttagtatattacatttacacaaatcatgaatgcttttaaaaatatctatatatttattactttccaaataaacattatatttccatggaaatacatggattgtcacaccctgaccatagtttgctttgtatgtttatatgttttgtttggtcagggtgtgatctgagtgggcattctatgttgtgtgtctagtttgtctgtttctgtgtttggcctgatatggttctcaatcagaggctggTGTTAGTctttatctctgattgggaaccatatttaggtagcctgtttggtgttgggttatgtgggtgattgtccttattgtccttatgtctgtcgtgtgctagtttgcaccagtactaggctgtttcggttttcttattacgtttgttgttttgtatttgattcgtgtttattgttttgtttcattaaacatggatggtaatagacacgccgcattttggtccgactctctttcacctacagaaaaccgtgacagaatcacccaccacaacaggaccaagcggcgtggtaacgggcagcagcaggagcagcgtattaaggacttctggacttgggaagaaatcctcgacgggagaggaccctgggctaaaccaggggagtgtagccgccccaaggtgcagctcaaagaggaatggacatgggaggatgaactggacggtaaaggaccctgggcacagccaggagaatatcgccaccccaaagaagagctggaggcggtgaaagcggagaggcgctggtatgaggaggcagcacggcgacgcggatggaataCTCTCGGAAgcccgagagtattcaaccaggtgaggttgggcaggctcggtgctcaagagctccagtgcgcctgcacggtccggtctacccagtaccacctccacgcaccagccctccggtggcagctccccacaccaggcttcctgtgtgtgtcctcggcccagtaccaccagtgccagcaccacgcatcaggcctacagtgcgcctcgcctctccagcgctgccagagccttcctcctctcctgcgctgccggagtctcccgcctgtttagagctgccagagccttcttcctctacagcgctgccggagtctcccgcctggccagagctgccaatctgccaggatcttccagatccgccagtcagcgaggatccgccagtcagccagactcttccagatccgccagtcagccagacacttccagatccgccagtcagccagacacttccagatccgccagtcagccaggatcttccagatccgccagtcagccaggatccgccagtcagccagactcttccagatccgccagtcagccaggatcttccagatccgccagtcagtcagacacttccagatccgccagtcagccaggatcttccagatccgccagtcagccaggatccgccagtcagccaggatcttccagatccgccagtctgccaggatccgccagtcagccagactctttcagatctgccagtcagcccagaggcgccagtgcccctctgtctcgagctgacccctctgtctcgagctgacccctctgtctcgagctgacccctctgtctcgagctgacccctctgtctcgagctgacccctctgtctcgagctgacccctctgtctcgagctgacccctctgtcccgagctgcccctctgtcccgagctgcccctctgtcccgagctgcccctctgtcccgagctgcccctcagtccagtggggttatgtAGTAGGGTCGCCGTAGTTAGGAGTGATAATGGTGGTAGTCTTagtccgccaccttgtccgcttccttggcctcctaactacggcgaccctactacataaacccactggactgaggggcagctcgggacagaggggcagctcgggacagaggggcagctcgggacagaggggcatttgttgttttgtatttgattcgtgtttatttttgtttcaataaacatggatcgtaatagacacgccgcattttggtccgactctctttcacctacagaaaaccgtgacatggatagccatgagaaagaccccccccccccccaagtcaggttgggaggggagacaggcaaatccgagtcaagtctcaagtcaagaccgTCAAGTATCAAGccaagtctcaagtcctaaactttgagtttcgagtcctaaacaagtcataatgtgctcttcaccaaatgtaataccatttcatatttttaacaagagtaatagttagtatattacatttacacaaatcatgaatgctttaaaaaatatctatatatttattactttccaaataaacattatatttccatggaaatagcCATGAGAAAGACGCCTACATGATACACTAGtaaagtaataaaatatataGCTGTCTGCTATATTAGCCACGAATTACCGTTCTTcgtgcagcttcaaatgtcgaacaaagttggaaATTGCTGCGCCTTCATCTATAattttcttcccgcatgttttgcaagttgcaaaCTGTTTTTTGTCTATACAGCATCGACTTAATAtccaaaaataataattttgcgtgtcatctttccaagggctccatctgaattcacccgccaacgttcctctgcactgccgcgcacaactttttctcagctggcacaatttgattggctaCTGTCCAAttgtaactgtaatccgttaaatgaagagttgatgcccTGCACACTTTTTTTCATAGTATAATTTttaatatttgggcttggggagggtatcaagtcaggtcgagtcttaaggctcaagtccaagtcaagtcacaagtcattggtgttaaagtcaaaaTCGAGTTGCCattcatcatatttgtgacttgATTCTGACTTgattccaagtcatgtgactcgagtccacacctctgaaTATCAGATCTCTTATTTATGTGCACCATATACAATGAAGACACAGTttagtggggtggcaggtagcatagtggttagagcagtaacagtaacagaaaggatgctggatcaaatccctgagctgacaaggtaaacatctatccttctgaacaaggcagttaacccactgttacccggtaggctgtcattttaagtaagaatttgttcttaactgacttgcctagttaaataaatgttcaataaaaaaataaaaagttaaaCTAATTGAAAGCCTCTGACAAAGGAATgctttcccagacccagattaagtATAGTCCTGGACCAACCACTGGCAGGTATTGTTGACATGCTACCTTGTTAGCTTCAGTCTGAATGAGGGTTTAAACACAACAGTCTGAGGAGAGGTCATTGTCGGTAGCCTGGCCccgatctgtttgtgctatcattccAACTCCTTGTCATGTATGGAATGACAAGGAGCTGAATGTTAGCACAAACAGACTAGGACCCAGGCTATGTAGATAGGGCTCTGTTGTTTTTCCTGACCATATGATCTAACCAGGGAAAACAGATAATAACTCAGGACGCCAAGTCCTAGCTTTAGTCTAAAACCTAGGCCCAGAGCTTTTTCTGTTCAGGTAAAAGTGAGGGCCCTTATTTTCTCTCTGGGCTTCCTTAGGCCTACAGTACACTTTTTCCCcccaaaatggcatcctattccctatatcaggGCTATTAAACTCTTACTCTACAAAGTCTGGGTCCTGCTGCTTTTCATGTCTATTCTACAGGACCTGATAattagtccctgattagaggggaacaattaaAAAAAGCAGTGGAAGTGGCTCCGGGGTCCAGAGttgaatagggtaccatttgggatacagTCAAGACCAGCCGTGCCTCTACAGGAGCCCCTCAGGTCTCTACAGGTTAATAGCTGCATTAATTGGTTCCCAGGGAATGAGGTGATAGAGTGGACTAATGACCTGGTACCTAATTACTCAATAAACATGTTTCTTACAGTCTTATTATTGGCTTCTGCTTTCCCCGTGGTAAAGTGTGGATGGAGTACATTAACCAACGTGTCTTATTGGATTATTACATTCTGTAGGTCAAACATATCTCACTGTGACCCCGGAAAAACAAGATACCTTTTATCTCAGTAAAGGTATCTGGTCCAGACAGAATATAGTTTGTTTTTATACTAAATTATTTTCCAAGATTTCTCTCTGAAAATGTCAAACAATCATGTACCCACTGGGCCCATTTTCCATTAGTGATGGACCTAATGGTGGGCTATAAGGTGGGCTTACCTTTTACATATTTACATCAATTTATTCACTGTTGTTGCTTGATCCAGACAGTTTTGCATATCTTAATTTATTTGTGTTTACACAAAGATTTTATGTGTTTACACAGGTGGTCTAATTCTGATAATTTGCCAATAATTTGTCTTTTGACCAACCAGATCAGATATTTTGCCAATAATAAAGATCAGAATTGGACTTGCTTTGTGAATGCAGCCTTAGAAACTTCAATTTAAGAGAGAAATTCAAAGTCATGAATTCTCCTGTTTATATTAGATTTTTATGACAATATTTCATAAATTAGCAAATGTTTTACATTTACCATCCTCACCCCCATTCATTTTTGCGACTAGCCTAAGTAACAAAACACAAGTCAACATCACAAATATCGAACAATCAGGATGGAAAAGGTCACACTAATGTCTAGCTTATGTTTTAGGGTACAGACCTACAGGTAGTATGTATTTACAAGCCTGTCTGATTTTAGCCATCCTAGCTCCATACACAATAGGATTTAAAAGTGGCTGGCACATCAGATAGTACACTGATAAAATAGTGTGAAGTACAGTTGGAACATTTCTCATAGGGCTATCAAATCTACTCTGGAGCAGAGTTAAGAAACAGCCGAAAGAGAAGTTGAGCAGCGAGGCCAGATGAGGAGTACAGGTGCTGAAAGCTTTCTGTCTGGTCTCGATGGAAGATTTCAAACAAATGGTCAGAATCTTAATATAAGAGAACACAATAGTAATTAAAGGGACAGCGACAGACAAAACAATACCACAGAGTCCAGAGATGTTATTAACTGTCGTGTCTGAAGTTGAACAAGCAAGTTTAACTACCAGGTAGTTGTCACAATACACTTTGTCTATGACGTTTCCACACAATCGCAAACGAATAGTTAAAGACAGCTGTATGGTGAATTTTACAAAAGAGTACAACCATGTTACACAAATTAAAATACACACCTTGCTGGGTGTCATGATGACGTTATACTGTAGTGGATAACATATAGCAAGGTACCTGTCGTAGGACATGACTGCTAAATTGCTGAATTCAGTAGTTCCATATGTGTACAAGACAAATATCTGTAGGTAACAGCACACAGTGGAAACTGTATGGTCATCTGAAACCAAATGAGTCATGAGAGCAGGAAACAAACCAGTGCTACCATACAAGTCATTTACAAACAAACTGCACAGAAACAGATACATGGGTTCATGAAGGCTTCTCTCCATACATATTACCACAATAAGCACTGTATTCGCAAAAACTATGGAGATGTATAAGACAGTTATTATAATGAAATACAAGTACTTTAAGTGTCCAATGTCACTATATCCAGCTAGGAAAAATGACGTGAGTTGTGTTGAGTTCATCATTTTCCCAATAGTACCTATAGATGTATTTGGAGATATAGTTAGTTCACAAGACAAGTACAACAGTGTCTATCAGGTGAAACAATCTATTTCTTATTGACATCTCATAATTGCTTCATTCTTATAATTACCACTGATTATCAAGACTCATTGCATCATTGCCACAGCATTACTCTTCAAAGTGATTCCATAGAAAAACATTGCTACCTGTGGTTGCAATGGACATTGAGTAGAACATACGGCAAACGTCATTCATCGTGTAAGTTCAATAATATTCATATTTTGAATAACAAATACAATTGACACACTCTCAGCTTACAATTCTTTGCTTTACTGTGAAACTTGCATAGACTCCAACTATAATGTGAGAATGAAACAGGATGCTAGTCTTGCAGAGCTGTGGTGCGGTAATTCTCCCTGGCATAAGTCACATATAACTCACCAGAGACCAGGATTCAATCCCTGTGCCCACCTTTCTCACTGATTCTCCCACTTGCCTGTCTCCTCCTCTAATTTCCTTACTGTCTGAATGAAGAGTCAAATCATCAATAAAAATGTGTACATATATATCTTTAAAACAGGATGTAAGTCTAGATCACCTGGTATCTTTCTCCAGACTGCCGTTGTGTGGACATAGATCTActgtgtgttctgtcagtggaCTATTCCACACTAAACTACTGTCACATCACTGACCTTTTATACCTTTTAAAGGAAGAAAAAAACAGTATACAGCAGTGTGTTTACTTGAACTCCAATGACACAAATAATTTAATTGTCATGGTGTGACTCTCAGTGTCCCATGAGTGGTTAGGTCAGTGCAGTGCCGGCTCAGCCAATAAGAAAAATAAGTAGCCTGCAAGATTTTCTCTCCGCTGCCAAATCccgcttagggcccccaaaaggcaaGAGCCGGCCCTGGACCAGGTTGTGTTGCAAGGTCCATCCTCATTTTCATTTAATCTGGATCAGTTAAATTGATaatagagtgtgtgtgagtgtatgtgtgtgtgtgtgtttgtgtgtgtgtgtgtgtgtgtgtgtgtgtgtgtgtgtgtgtgtgtgtgtgtgtgtgtgtgtgtgtgtgtgtgtgtgtgtgtgtgtgtgtgtgtgtgtgtgtgtgtgtgtgtgtgtgtgtgtgtgtgtgtgtgtgttagtgatgtGCGGGTTGACTCATTCCCTGTGGTTATATCAGTAGGACAGGGGGTTTAAAGTGAGGAAATAGAAAACAATAGCCTACCTTAAAACATTAAAACATGTATAATTCCTGTGCAATTTATATCTATCTATAGGTGACATTGAGGTTTTTCATCCCTTATTTTAGGCTATATCGCATGTATGTAAGCCTAAGCTTTAGGGCCAAACATTAGGCACACCAAATAGGCTACAAGCCAATCaccaaatgcttttgggaacggGCAGAGAAAGTAAAGAGAAAATAAAGAGAAGTGAGGGCCAGAAAATTAATGTTTGGGAAATatttggtgaagtggtaaaagaggatTATAGCAGTGTTAGCTATGTTATGTGTAAGGATTGTAAGGTGATATACAAATTTGACAGTCACAAGATGGGGAATTGTAGCCtattgttcagatgggttaaatgaaAACTGGAATCTATGacctctcacatagccttaatattaacttaacccttgtgtggtgttcgggtctgtgggacccattttcaatgtttactaaaataaaaaaaagaaacatttcCTCTTGATACTCACTGGCCTTGGCTCATTTTCTGCGAAGAACATGTcaaataacacatttacattgaGTGTACACTGTGCACCCCCCTGCACATTTATGTTGCATATGTGGTGTTCGGGTCCACCCGAGGGTAATAAAAGTGTGGGAAAGTATGTGTGTAGGTGAAAACAAGTAAAAATTCAgcaaaaaggtttgctgtgtgccttcactctgtcttcctccaccctgggcctgctgtttcaacaaagcacttgtctgtctccctccctgtctgcctgtctcccactCTTTACCCTTTGTAGTGTGTGAAACAACATTATTtcgatacatttacattacatttacatttaagtcatttagcagacgctcttatccagagcgacttacaaattggtgaattcaccttctgacatccagtggaacagccactttacaatagtgcatctaaatcattaaggggggggggtgagaaggattacttatcctatcctaggtattccttgaagaggtggggtttcaggtgtctccggaaggtggtgattgactccgctgtcctggcgttgtgagggagtttgttccaccattggggggccagagcagcgaacagttttgactgggctgagcgggaactgtacttcctcaatggtagggaggcgagcaggccagaggtggatgaacgcagtgcccttgcttgggtgtagggcctgatcagagcctggaggtactgcggtgccgttcccctcacagctccgtaggcaagcaccatggtcttgtagcggatgcgagcttcaactggaagccagtggagggagcggaggagcggggtgacgtgagagaacttgggaaggttgaacaccagacgggctgcggcgttctggatgagttgtaggggtttaatggcacaggcagggaacccagccaacagcgagttgcagtaatccagacgggagatgacaagtgcctggattaggacctgcgccgcttcctgtgtgaggcagggtcgtactctgcggatgttgtagagcatgaacctacaggaacgggccaccgccatgatgttggttgagaacgacagggtgttgtccaggatcacgccaaggttcttagcgctctgggaggaggacacaatggagttgtcaaccgtgatggtgagatcatggaacgggcagtccttccccgggaggaagagcagctccgtcttgccgaggttcagcttgaggtggtgatccgtcatccacactgatatgtctgccagacatgcagagatgcgattcgccacctggtcatcagaagggggaaaggagaagattaattgtgtgtcgtctgcatagcaatgataggagagaccatgggaggttatgacagagccaagtgacttggtgtatagcgagaataggagagggcctagaacagagccctgggggacaccagtggtgagagcgcgtggcgaggagacagattctcgccacgccacctggtaggagcgacctgtcaggtaggacgcaatccaagcgtgggccgcgccggagatgcccaactcggagagggtggagaggaggatctgatggttcacagtatcgaaggcagccgataggtctagaaggatgagagcagaggagagagagttagctttagcagtgcggagcgcctccgtgatacagagaagagcagtctcagttgaatgactagtcttgaaacctgactgatttggatcaagaaggtcattctgagagagatagcgggagagctggccaaggacggcacgttcaagagttttggagagaaaagaaagaagggatactggtctgtagttgttgacatcggagggatcgagtgtaggttttttcagaaggcgtgcaactctcgctctcttgaagatggaagggacgtagccagcggtcagggatgagttgatgagcgaggtgaggtaagggagaaggtctccggaaatggtctggagaagagaggaggggatagggtcaagcgggcagattgttgggcggccggccgtcacaagaagcgagatttcatctggagagagaggggagaaagaggtcagagcacagggtagggcagtgtgagcagaaccagcggtgtcgtttgacttagcaaacgaggatcggatgtcgtcgaccttcttttcaaaatggttgacgaagtcatctgcagagagggaggaggggggagggggaggaggattcaggagggaggagaaggtggcaaagagcttcctagggttagaggcagatgcttggaatttagagtggtagaaagtggctttagcagcagagacagaggaggaaaatgtagagaggagggagtgaaaggatgccaggtccgcagggaggcgagttttcctccatttccgctcggctgcccggagctctgttctgtgagctcgcaatgagtcatcgagccacggagcgggaggggaggaccgagccggcctggaggataggggacatagagagtcaaaggatgcagaaagggaagagaggagggttgaggaggcagaatcaggagataggttggagaaggtatgagcagagggaagagatgataggatggaagaggagagagtagcgggggagagagagcgaaggttgggacggcgcgataccatccg includes:
- the LOC135553374 gene encoding olfactory receptor 11A1-like — encoded protein: MMNSTQLTSFFLAGYSDIGHLKYLYFIIITVLYISIVFANTVLIVVICMERSLHEPMYLFLCSLFVNDLYGSTGLFPALMTHLVSDDHTVSTVCCYLQIFVLYTYGTTEFSNLAVMSYDRYLAICYPLQYNVIMTPSKVCILICVTWLYSFVKFTIQLSLTIRLRLCGNVIDKVYCDNYLVVKLACSTSDTTVNNISGLCGIVLSVAVPLITIVFSYIKILTICLKSSIETRQKAFSTCTPHLASLLNFSFGCFLTLLQSRFDSPMRNVPTVLHTILSVYYLMCQPLLNPIVYGARMAKIRQACKYILPVGLYPKT